The following nucleotide sequence is from Primulina tabacum isolate GXHZ01 chromosome 2, ASM2559414v2, whole genome shotgun sequence.
ACCGAGTCATCGAGAAAGCACCGGTAAGAAATGCactgacttagtaagtcgatccactataacccaaatatcattggatcctctgactgacctcagcaaaccaacaaaaaaatccatggtgatgttctcccattttcactcggggatAAGGAGTGGCTTAAGAATTCCTGctagcctctgatgctctgctttcactttctgacaagtgaggcactcagacacaaatcgacggatgtcccgcttcatacctggccatcAATACAGTacctgcaaatccttgtacatcttggtacctcatggatggatggaatacggagatgcatgtgcctctgacatAATATCCTctttgatcgaatcaacactaagCACCCACATCCTCCTCTGTATCTCACATTACCATCAGACACTCTGTAGATTACAATGcctttggcttcatccttcagtctccatttctgtaactgctcatccgaaGGCTGGCCTCTACGAATTCGGTCTAGAAAAatagattggactgtcagattagacaacttAGGAGCTcagcccttaggataaacctctaaaccaaacctctgaatctctgactgaagagatatctgcactgacagctgtgctatggctgcaactttcctgctcaaggcatctgccacgacattagctttccctggataaTCGCTAATTtgacaatcgtagtctttcactaactccaaccaccgtctttatCTCacattcagctctttctgcgtgaagaaatacttgagactcttgtgatcagtgaatatctggcatttcgcgccatacaaataatgtctctatatcttcaatgcaaagacaacgacagctaacttgagatcatgagtcggataattcttctcatgcactttcaactgtctggaggcataagctataacccaaccgtgctgcatcaatactgtacctaacccgagcttagaagcatcggtgtacaacacaaaattgccttgccctgctggcatggctaaaatTGGCGTTGTAATAAAAGCTTGCtacaaagtatcaaagctctccTGATATCCTtcactccatacaaatttagcattcttcttggtcaatgaagtgagtggcactgcaatcgaagaaaactcctgaataaatttcctgtagtagcctgccaagcctaggaaactgtggatctctgaagcattcttcggctcaatccattccttaactgctgccaccttagctggatccacctcgatgcCACTTCTAGAAATTATATGAACCAAAAATGCTACTGTttctaaccagaattcacacttactgaattttgcaaacaacttgcgactcagCAAGAAATTATATGAACCAAAAATGCCCCTTGTTTCCAGCTAAAGTGAAttcccgagagtacacggacccgtacacggagggctacacggggtccgtgtctgagacggctgagcgataatattttcctttctagagttttaattattttggagactagatttttgatatcttttgttTTATAAAAACATGTTGGACGAAATTTGGAGACAATTCagattatcattgatatttttatcaaagtttagagtttttctctcaagcttttcaaagCCTTTGCTTTGtgttcattcaaaaatcaaacttatcaagattcgttcttgtggcgtttgtcgattgatatcatacggattgtcagggacaagttccttgaaggttcgtctgtttctcaattgtttaaatcgtgaatatttattgctaagtttttataatttagaggtgaatatcacacattcaaacttgattcaaaagatcgggacaacaacgattctttgttcgttattgaattgagggcgcgattcgattttaatcgtgtttgctattcgttcgtacaaagattcatatcatatggtatcagagccatactCTTGACTGGTCGTGTGGGTGCATGTTCCAGGACGTGCCCTGGAGTGCGGGTTAACGAAGGAGTTGGCACGAGGACGTACAGTCTAAAGGGGTCGGGAATGCCTGGAAGTGCCCTGAAGTGCGGGATAACGAATGAGTTGGCACGAGGACGTACAGTCTAAAGGGGTCGGGAATGCCTAGAAGTTCCCTGGAGTGCGGGTTAACGAAGGAGTTGGCACGAGGACATGCAGTCTAAAGGGGTCGGGAATGatgtgtcccacatcggttagcaagagttgtcttgggcaaaatatatatgaattcacaatcctcctctcatgagctagcttttggggtggagttaggtggattcatatcaaaagacttCAATGTTAAAAATGTTCAGCCTCCCAAAACAAAGCTGGACATAtctcttgatcagtttgtccagatcaagaaggagattgggatgctagcagctcccaaatcagtcaagaagCTCAAAAACTTGGCTAAAAAGAAGACAATCAAGagaaaactgattgtcagtgagaCTGAatcagagaaaactccttctctgAAAATTCTGAAGAAGCCAAGGACTCAAACTTTGGAAACAGTCCTTGCTGACAAATTGAGGGAAACAGGAGCTCAACAGCCAATCAGCGCATTACCAATCTCGGTAGTTCCAGCTGATTCCTCAATTGAATAGCGGATACTACCTCCAACTGCTCACTCCGAGAAGactatcaccgaatctggtgataagaagaaaaTTGTTGGAGTAAAAGCACACTGATCACCATCATTGGCCCAACTACTCTACATTTTGCCAGACAAAAGGGCGTGGTAATATGAGAAAAAATGGATGCAACTATTTCAGGGCTGAGCATTTCTCATGCCCTTTCTGACCCGAAAGATAAGGGCAAGATGATTGAAGAGCCAAGACCAACCAAGTCCATTCAGACTGATATCGACCTAATTTGGAAAGAGGTCAATGAGTTTTCTGAATCAAAGTTGAAGACTTACAATGAATGGGTCAGATACAGAACTAAAGTGTTTGCCAAGCGACTGCAGAGAAAATCagttttgaataaattttttgcTTTGGAAACCATAGTTCTGAGAATTGTCAAAGCTGCAACAGTTGTTCAGGCACTGGAGAGGAGGACatatttctttgatctgatGCGAGCCAAGAAGCTAGCTCAAATAATAGCTCAGCTACGCAAGAATTATGATCCCACCAGTCCAACTTCCTTCAATGACAAATCAGTTGGACACGGATCTTTTGTAGATGAAGATCAAAGATTGGGAAATGGGTCAACAGCTGACTATTCCTACAACTTCCCAAAGTCCATCCTCAGAAGAGCAGGCTGAACCTTTATCTCAACAGCCAGAGCCGTCCCAAGAAGCAGTTGCTCAACCAACTGAACAAAAAACTGCTACTTCTTCAAAGGATTCTCGGTCGTTAATTTCTGTTATTCAATCCTCTCCTAAAGGTTCTCAACTCTACACTGAAACTGAGTTATCACTGGCCAATATCGACGAAGTTATACAATCAATTGCAGCTGATATCCAGTTGAGTGTTGAAGGACCTATCCTAACTGAACAACCAGCCTCAGAGGCTATTTCGCAAGTAATTGAAGACCTAGTTCAATCGCCTGCCACAACTGAACAGGTAGTCCTAGCTAAAGCTAAAGTGGCTCACTTGCACTCGATTCCAACTGAATCAGTGCCAACTGAAGGGCTAACTAAAGTatcagctgaccaaccaactgaagagccttCGAGCTCAACTGCTGTTCCAACGACCACTCCTCCTTCAGAACTCCAACAGGAAGAAGTTACATAAATGGTTGTTGTTGAGACTGAATCAACTAATCAGATCTTAGTGATTtttaatgaagaagaaaaggatCAAGAGCTAGAATTCTCTGAAGCTATGTCTCCTGATATACCAATGGCAACTGATTCAATGATAGAAGACATTCAGTCCAACCTTCTCCATTTAGTCTCTTCTATTTTCGACATCAATTCAACTCAAACTCAACTGCTGCACACATTAAAGATTGATTCTATGAAAGAGACCGCAATGAAGAACCTGCAACAGGTCACAAATGACATCAATACTTTATTTCTCCAGCTAGATCAGTTGAAAAATCGCATTAAATTCTTGGAAAATGTAGTGACGAAGAGAATGGATTTGATGTAAGAACAAATAATGAATTTCATATCAATTGTAACCTCGGAAGTTCGCTCTTTATCCAGCAGAGTTGTCAGTTTGACAAAAAGTGGAAGAGGTAAAAGAACAGCAGCAGCTATCCAAGAAAATATCGAGTCAACTTACTGATCAAGGACCAGCCTATAAATGAGCCAAGCATTGATGAAGTCCATCAGTTAGAAGACAATCTTCATAATCAGTTGAAAAAATTTGGCAGATTTTGAGGATTTTAGTCAGtagaagattcttttattctttcattattTGTACGAATCTATACATTGaaagagtttttaataaaagattattttatctacaaagacttctgtttgatcagttcatatattctaagttttgtcaaacacctaaaatgggaaaattgttggaaacttaatttcgaagtttgacaaactgaacgTGAAAAGGatgaacaactgatcaagaagactaaaACAAATCGTAAACTGAAAGTTGcccgaactgaagattagtgcgtATTTAAGGCAACTAAATCAAGCTAACTGAATTACATAGtcaactggatgatcagttggaaactgatcagttgaactatAATCAGTTGAGATCAATCAGTTAATCATATCGGCtttgtcaactgataaatcagtttgacacgtcatTAGTTAAGGAACGTAGCTGTCAACCGACAATTGTACAAGAGCAGACTACAATGCATAGTGGGAACTCCGCATATCAGAAAAGCTACAGTGTaagattgtcagaagaatgttgacgtggctatACAAGGAAATATAAAGTTTCAAATGGATTTATTGTTACAGTTGGAAgcaagcctataaatagccgagaagatcagctgatCAAGAACAATCAACAATTGAGAGAAATCTGTAATCCAGAAATCAAGCAATCAGTTTTCAAACTAAAACTCAGTGttctaaatctctcaaaagATCACGCTTAgtatatatattcatagcattcaaggctatacttcaagcttaaaagcataaactGACTGTTTtattattcgatcttgtagagatcagttgtgccgGGTAATTACAtatcagttgagtactgatagTTGTATTGAAACTAAGAATTCAGTTTTGAAATTGTTGATTCCAAAAACTGAAGTTTGTTTGTACAAatcattgtatagatcaaattattttagtaaatatcatatcttcaagatagaatgggtgacgcatgagtgtttgaaatctccgaacatccataaatcttgtgtttctttatttcattttttattctatatgtcagtcagtttatttccgcactttcatcagttaactgattgacaagCAAGATTCCAGaattcagtttgtcaccaaactgattCATTATTCGAAGAGTTTGggaaaattgtcaagtgtttattcaacccccctttctaaacactttttcccttccaaccgatcctaacatcaTGTGGTCAAtggatcagtcttagctcaccattgctaGGCACCACcaaaaatgaaaatacgatGGTCGGGCTCTTGGGCCTTCTTCCGTAAACAGGCTCCCTATAGGgctttcccctcacgatattcccaatcatatcatattatgtttgtcacagtcaattcacatctttcaaaatatttttctttcctttttattcattaaatatcgtgtcctttccaaattcgtaaaatagcattttaacggGAAAAATTGTGCAGCTTcagcatatatcataaaattccatattttcatcacaaatgttttaaaaatatcatttagcttgtattatgattcttcgggacactGTCAGACCTTTCGTACTACCCAAGATATAAAATGATCACTTTTTCCTTGGACTCTCAATTTtccgattttgatttttattatttttattgacttgAGCCTATCCCAAATcatcatgtaagcttaaatttgacttctaacTTTTTCTTAGCCGTAAACCCGAGCTTTTCGATTTATTGACTTAATAGCTAAACTTTTtaagcgttttaatcccgaataattttcaaacttaatattttcttctcaaacTTTAAACGTAAACTTTTCATACCTAAAATATCCACGTGAGACACGAACCAACCCCTGTGAACCATGGTTCGAGCCACTTTCCTTTCCAAGCCAAAACCGAGCCCTAATCTCCAAACCAAGCCTTGTTTCTCCCACAACCATCGAACCATCATCGGGCCACCTAGGATCAGACCCTAGCCTACCCTCCTGAACATAACCCACGCACCTGCCCAGACCATGCGCAGCACCACCTGCACATGAGCCCCTACGAACCGCGCGGCCCTGTCTTGCGCAACTAGGAGTCCAGCCATGCTAGAACTCCTCCTAGCCTCTAGACGTAGCCTCCCAATTAGTAGCATACATGAACCACCCTCTTGGACCCTTCCTGAACCACGCCTAGACAACACCGAGCCACACGCAGCCAACCTCAAGCCATGCGCACCTCACCCCAAGCTGAGAACCCTAGCGCCTAGTATTTCCTTGTGCCTCCAAGAGTCCaaccatgctaggactcttcctagacATGTCCCTAAGCCGCACACTGAGTCCTGGACCAACCCTGGTGCGTCTCCTCCCTAGCTGGGCCCTATTGCCCCTTAAACCCCATGGAATATCCTAGAAAACCCTAGGTTCTCCTTCCTAGCCATGCACAGCTCTTACATGCTCGCACAGCCCTCGTTTTTTCCATTAAACGACACTTTTCCTAGCCCTTTAATGTCTTATATCGGTAGCATGTCccttaaaattcataacattcTCAAACAAAttgtaaaatcatcaaaacttcgAAAATAATCATCAAAACATTAAACGATTTGtcctaaaatatttttcatgataaatatgcataatatgatttgaatggtgcaaaaGAAAGGTTTAGTAGCGTGCCTTTGTGTTAAAAACGCTCGAATATTCGATCGTTGGCGTGGGTTGTGAAGAAGGATGAACGGGCGACGAGAATCCTTGAATTTTCCTCTCCTAGTATTCGAAAATTTGTTGGTGTTGTGTGTGCAAGTGGACGGCTGAATGGCTCCTTAGAACCCTAGTGTTTcttctttattattttcgaaaatcttatGTTAATGGGTTAGGGTTTTGAGCTTTTTTTTTAGGAGTAATTAGGCCTATCAGtcttaggtaaattaggcccattaggacctatttaattgaaaaataaaatttacaaaatttgttttcaaaaatactaattttttgTCTTTAAAAGTTCTTCGTTTGACCAAAATCTGCTTCCcggataaaatcgagctcgtctcgtaaaataatttggactctatcatttttagaacattttaatcatattagcaagCCTCAAAACATTTATCGAAAAAAAATTATCTCGGTCGTCCCGAGTCTTTTTTCCCagtctattatcgaatattaggataaaatcattaaatttcatgaaatcatgcgcTTAGACCTTCCATCATATACTATATatcatttaaacatttaaaataaaataaataaagcctttaaataatttaagtaatttgcatgcatgttgtttacgtggactgattttggACGTTACacttccaaattctcagttcTTCTGAATATGAGCATGTAGTCCTTGTTCAAGATATctcataagtttttttttttgtatcttTCCAGTGATTCATGCCTAGATTACTCTTATGATGAAATTTTAATTCTTCTAATAGAAGAATATTTTATCTGACTAGTGAGATATTAGTTATAAAGATGTGTACACGTGGTTAAAAATATAAGAACATTATACATCTTAATTTAGTATTGTACCAAATGTAGTTCTTATTTTTTGTGACATATCAAAATATCGTACTTAAACTACGTTAAAGGTTTTTATATATCTCTAACGAgtatgatataaattttgacgGAGCGATTCATATAtaaccaaaattatatatttcatcATAACTCAATATGGACTTTATTAAATGATCCAGATGATCATTTGATTGAGCATGATGGGAAAAGAAATTTATCGCGCTTGACGTAATATTTATGAATCTTTGAATacattttgatttgatatataaAAATCAATAGCTCTGAAGCCTAACATTTTGTTAGCTTTTCTAATCCAGCAGTTGAAGCGTCAAAGCTAATTtggaataaataatttttttagcattgaataaattaaatttcaaatacCAACAAGACAACAATGATATTTCACAGCTACTGAATGCGCCACACCAAGTATGCTTATCGCTAAAGGACTTCCCACTCCGTACTCTTTTTTATCTGTAATTCAGAGTACGCAGATTATTTTTGTCGAAAACAATCCGAATTCGAAAACAAATAAACCTCCCCCCACAATCACCTGAGGGATCCATATCCCTATCCTACTATGATTCAGATCCGTACAAAAACTCATTCAATTGCTATAAGATTACCCAACAATCTTTGGGGATATGATTTTCGACCAAAAAAACAAATACAACATAgtgaaattttcattttgatcGAAGGCCACAACATCAATGGTGGTCCTCTTCGAGTTTACAACCCAACAGACTTTTCAACCTTCTGAATCTGGTTCAGGAATATCCAGGTCATCTGCAAAGAACACAAACAACACTAAGAAATTTCAAGAgcagattttattttaattttttttcaggaCTCGGTGGATGTTTTAAACAATGATAAAATACATTTAATAGAGAGTACCGCTGGCATATAGAGACAGAAAGTACCATAACATGAGGGGCAATTCTAACACAGTATACTGGGAATCCAGTGTAGAATTTGAACGGTCCGCCCGACTTCAATGTTTTCATGACACAATCTAGAGAACCAGTGTACGGATATTTCCCCTCAGCATCCGGCTGCATTTTCTGTATTTGGGTTTTCACATAATCAAATGGTAAACTACAGGCTGAAGCAAAGAATCCTGATACAGTACTAGCCCCTGAAAAAAATGGTAAAAAACTTGAacttaataaaaaattacaaaacGTAAGGTTTCAAGAATGCTCTCCAACCAGGAGTGTCAATTATGGTGGATCTAATGGCTTCGGGTCGGGTCGAAGCAAGGGTGCTAAAAAATTCCCAACCGCCCAAAACTACAAGCCCAAGCCCGAACCTGAAACAATCCGACATGATTTTTAACAATGCAAcattattcttttattctttaacaaaataattaaatataaattcaaatcacataataattatataaatatcttaatttaaacacataacaACAAAATATCGCCTAAATATGAGAATTATGTTTCAtggatttaaatatttaaatgtaaGAGACTAACGGTCTAAACTATTAATTACTCCACAAAAAAAGCATTTATttagaaattcaaataattcaCAAAATAAATCTTATACTATGAGAATTTATTATatcaatatataataaaaaattcttcACAGTTCACACATCAAAAAGTAGCTTTCAAGTTTCAAACTCCACTTCTctattgttttatatttttttgtacaaGTCAAACCTTCGAAAAAATAGAAGGCTGAAGAGAAGTGATGGCGGAAgggaaaaatgaaaatatgattgCTCGGTACAAAAACAGGGTTGGACTTGGccctaaaaatatatatatatatatatatatatataaatcggtagGGTGGGTTCACGATGATGGTTGGCCTAATTTTTCATTCAGGTCAACACGGCCCGACCCAATTTTTTCGGGTCAGAATTCGGGTCCAACCCGATCTGACCCGTACCCTAAATCCCCCAACCCTACTCGTATCTGGTTAATTTTTGACACTCCTATCTCCAACACGACAGAGAAAAAGGTACTGCTAGTATAGAGTCAGAGTATCTCACCTACAACTGTAGCAGCCTCACCAAAACCAAGAGAGTCCTTGAAGAACTCCACACTTTGATCATAAGAAGCAAGCATACCCATGTTAAGTGCCATAGCCCTTACCACAGTAGGGCCAGCACCTTTCCAGAGGGCTAACACCCCTTCATCAGCAACAATACGATAAAGTGCATGAAAGGCATTTGTGTAATTCCGTCGCTGGGCAATGGGTAATGTTGCATCTGCCTGCATGCGTATGAGGGCTAGATCTGCAGGACTACCAACTGTTGCTCCTATAGCTCCTGCAGTCAATCCACAAAGAGCTTTTTGATAAAGTGGGAGGGGCTTTCCATCATTGGCTTCTAGTGCTTTGTTTGTCAAAATCCTATGTCAGAAAGAAGTCAGAGGAAATGCTATCTtacattatttaaattataaaagattACATACATTTCCAGTATTTCCTCTATTATAAAGGAGTTccatgtattttaattagcttTAAGACAACTCATGCGGTCAGAAATTGAATAAATATTGTGTTGTATTCAAAGTTCCAGATAGATGAAACATATGTTGCCAGATATCTGATTCAGATGATGCACCAAATGCTAAAAAGATATGATGGTCTACTAATGCCAGCGCCTTTTCCTCCACAAAGCCTATTAATTGAAGAATGTAACCAATTAAAAAGCTGCAAGAGCTGGTTCTGAGAAGGAATTCTTAAGTTAAGCTTCATATCAGCGTAAACTCAATTATTTTATCAGTCAAATCACCTAGCAGTTTTAGCAATTCAATTAACTGGCTACAAACAAATATTATTGATGCAACCTACGTAAATTAAACTTCAACAGCAAGATACAAATCCCGTGCTTAACGATGAGTTTCTGTATTAGTTAATTGCTTCATCCATTTCACTTTCTTGCTACGAAGACCCACCAAAATGAACAGTCAATTCCCTAGAACCAACAACTTGAAAACTGATCAGCCTCCTGAACTAATGAAAGTTAGAAAACTTAGGATTGTGAAGAAGATTATCCTTTCCCGTTCCTCGCTTCATTTTCCATTTGATGCTCCTTTTAATTCAAAGAAATATAAATACCTTGGGATGAAATGTAATCTTATAGCCAAGTTTCGTAATCAGtcgattttatttaatatttacaaTGACTATGAAAGCACATAGAAAGGTCTAAAATTCTGAACcaaaaaatacaaacaaactTGCACATGCGATGACCGAGCTAACATGTGTGCCATTTCTAGTAGACAGGTTGCACTAGTAAGGCAGGTAATCGTAACAAATTGTAGTGTGTTCATTCTCTTCGTCAATAAGCTACTGCCTCCGTCCCAATTAACTTTGTTTTTCCACACATATTATTAATAAAGCTATTGGGAAATTAATGATATTGGGAAAACAAGTCGATGAAAATTGAATACAATTATACACATTAAATAGGAGTATATTAGTAAAAGGTTTATTAAATGTGGAAAGATGGAAAAAAATGGAAGCGTGGACTATATGATTGTGACGGAGGTagtataaagaaaaataattaggACGGTGAAAACGGATCTATATTTGGTTAACAAATTGTGGTGCTTTCATTCTTCTTTGTTGATAagctaaacaaaaaaaaaatttggacagGAAAGAAAATTTCTCATTTGATTGGTTGAGTTCTTAAAACATAAACAATGGTGTCCATGCCAGGAATGATACAGTGATTGCTAGTATCAGATACATAAAAACTGGTAACAAAAGAGACGGCCATCCAAAGCACAATCAACGTAACTGATAAACAACACACTAGTTTATCCGAAATGTCATGTCAACCAACCATAAACAAGGATGCAATATAGCATGAGAGCTACATTGTTCATAATAATACTCACTTAAATGACCCAAGCCTCGCAGTTGTATACGTAGCTTGTCTAAGAAGTCCAGCAGACAATCCCtgtagaaataataaaaatacaatcAAGATAAGgcaaaaaaaataaagcatGTGGCTCATATCTGTATATCGCATGTTGAATCCAGACAAAGCCAGtatcttttgaat
It contains:
- the LOC142531370 gene encoding mitochondrial dicarboxylate/tricarboxylate transporter DTC — translated: MGEEKPKSAGVWPTVKPFVNGGCSGMLATCVIQPIDMIKVRIQLGQGSAGEVTKNMLKNEGVGAFYKGLSAGLLRQATYTTARLGSFKILTNKALEANDGKPLPLYQKALCGLTAGAIGATVGSPADLALIRMQADATLPIAQRRNYTNAFHALYRIVADEGVLALWKGAGPTVVRAMALNMGMLASYDQSVEFFKDSLGFGEAATVVGASTVSGFFASACSLPFDYVKTQIQKMQPDAEGKYPYTGSLDCVMKTLKSGGPFKFYTGFPVYCVRIAPHVMMTWIFLNQIQKVEKSVGL